In Musa acuminata AAA Group cultivar baxijiao chromosome BXJ3-11, Cavendish_Baxijiao_AAA, whole genome shotgun sequence, one DNA window encodes the following:
- the LOC135652273 gene encoding putative F-box protein At2g33190: protein MADWSNLHLDVLNLIFSELSLPDLLRCTVVCAAWLRAIHDLRRCCPKLHHQSPWLAFCGSGGNKGSASDDPFAAHFFSLSEQKVYTIPLPRPPIRYRLFVGSSHGWLITIDKQLQIQLLNPINGAQVNFPSILTYDHIGHILDPWGRIRSHAYNIYYDQQPVEDLPRLNFKAMLSSDPSRGDYIVTLIHYPYGGISFARSSDNKWTTMSLPGLYEDAIFYRDQLYATFDGRVDIWDDLDQEWKTVVPEPELVDIYPFYFPFWLLVQTPSCDLLHVRGKKVLMEEHNDDTETLFMIVYRLDIHNGTSLQVNVSSTYLFISIIYVYMHIC from the exons ATGGCTGACTGGTCCAATCTTCACTTGGATGTCCTAAACCTCATCTTTTCTGAGCTCTCCTTACCCGACCTCCTTCGCTGTACTGTTGTATGTGCCGCATGGTTACGCGCTATCCACGATCTTCGTCGATGCTGCCCCAAGCTTCACCACCAGAGCCCTTGGCTCGCATTCTGTGGTAGTGGTGGCAACAAAGGTAGTGCCTCTGATGACCCTTTCGCTGCCCACTTCTTTAGCCTCTCAGAGCAGAAGGTTTACACCATCCCCCTCCCACGACCTCCGATCCGTTATCGTCTCTTCGTGGGTTCCTCCCATGGGTGGCTGATCACCATCGACAAACAGTTACAGATACAACTATTGAACCCCATCAATGGTGCACAGGTCAACTTCCCTTCCATCCTcacctatgatcacattgggcacATCCTCGACCCGTGGGGGCGCATCAGAAGCCACGCCTATAACATCTATTATGACCAACAACCTGTGGAGGATCTTCCTAGGCTCAACTTCAAGGCCATGCTATCATCGGACCCCTCACGAGGAGACTACATTGTAACACTCATCCACTACCCCTATGGGGGCATCTCCTTTGCTAGGTCTAGTGACAACAAGTGGACGACGATGTCGTTGCCTGGTCTCTACGAGGATGCCATCTTCTATAGGGATCAACTCTATGCGACATTTGATGGAAGGGTAGACATTTGGGACGACCTCGATCAAGAGTGGAAGACGGTGGTGCCTGAGCCAGAGTTGGTTGATATTTACCCCTTCTACTTTCCATTTTGGTTATTGGTTCAGACTCCCTCATGTGATCTCCTCCATGTTCGAGGGAAGAAAGTCTTAATGGAGGAGCACAATGATGATACTGAAACTCTATTTATGATAGTTTATAGATTGGATATTCATAATGGCACCTCCTTACAGGTCAACGTCTCATCTACATATCTCTTTATTtcgattatatatgtatatatgcatatat GTTGA